The Oncorhynchus clarkii lewisi isolate Uvic-CL-2024 chromosome 23, UVic_Ocla_1.0, whole genome shotgun sequence genomic interval ATAATTTCAAACCTCTAAGGATTAGACTTTTATATTCTATATATAAATTGGAACTATTGTTACTTGAGATATGGATAACTCGTACTATTTTCTGGCCATGTCCATGCTGGTTCTGTCCCTCGGGTTAAGAATTGAGGAGGTCATGTGCCAACACTACTACCTCCTCCGTCCCATCCCCAGCGACACTCTCCCCATAGTGGAGCTCAAAGAGGACCCAGACCCTGTCCTGGATCCAAAAGAACGGGACCTGAACGAGACCGAACTCAGATCCACCCTGGGTAGTCACTTCGACCCACACTTCATGTCCATTACCCCGCCAGAGGACAAGTACTCGGGCAACGAGGACCTGAGCGACTCGGAGATACGTCAGAAGCCGTCCGGCGCGATGCCCAAGGAGATCAAAGCCATGGAGTTTGAGATCCAGCACGGCAAGAAGCACAAGCCCAGTAAAAAACTTAGAAGAAGGCTGCAACTGTGGCTGTGGTCTTACGCCTTCTGTCCAGTTGTTTATACATGGAACGACCTCGGGAACAGATTCTGGCCGCGCTACGTGAAGGTGGGGAGCTGCTACAATAAGCGTTCTTGTTCCGTCCCTGAAGGGATGGTTTGCAAACCTGCCAAATCGGCCCATTTTACGATCTTACGATGGAGGTGCCTGCAGAGAAAAGGAGGTCTGAAATGCGCTTGGATACCAGTTCAGTACCCCATTATATCTGAGTGCAAATGCTCATGCACGAACTGAAATAAACTGAAATGATCTTTTT includes:
- the LOC139381722 gene encoding noggin-3, translating into MDNSYYFLAMSMLVLSLGLRIEEVMCQHYYLLRPIPSDTLPIVELKEDPDPVLDPKERDLNETELRSTLGSHFDPHFMSITPPEDKYSGNEDLSDSEIRQKPSGAMPKEIKAMEFEIQHGKKHKPSKKLRRRLQLWLWSYAFCPVVYTWNDLGNRFWPRYVKVGSCYNKRSCSVPEGMVCKPAKSAHFTILRWRCLQRKGGLKCAWIPVQYPIISECKCSCTN